A window of Candidatus Tectomicrobia bacterium contains these coding sequences:
- a CDS encoding serine/threonine protein phosphatase, with the protein MPNLYAIGDIHGQRAMLEELIRRVPFQPEDEIVFIGDFIDRGPDPKGVVDRVLEFKLRHPKTVCLRGNHEDMFLDFLRQQGRYEPNVFMMNGGLPTLESYGLDPRHRPLRLPPLHQQFYQDLKYCHEAGGFLFVHAGLRPGVPLEDQNPFDMLWLRHEFFEAEHDFGRPVVFGHTPMPEILDRLPRLLGIDTGAAYGNKLTCVRLGNKEILGLHQVHVSEAGG; encoded by the coding sequence ATGCCCAACCTCTATGCCATCGGCGACATCCACGGCCAGCGGGCCATGCTGGAGGAGCTCATCCGGCGCGTGCCCTTCCAGCCCGAGGACGAGATCGTCTTCATCGGGGACTTCATCGACCGCGGCCCCGACCCCAAGGGGGTGGTGGACCGCGTCCTCGAGTTCAAGCTCCGCCATCCCAAGACCGTCTGCCTCCGGGGGAACCACGAGGACATGTTCCTCGACTTCCTCCGCCAGCAGGGCCGCTACGAGCCCAACGTGTTCATGATGAACGGCGGCCTCCCCACCCTGGAGAGCTACGGGCTCGACCCGCGCCACCGCCCCCTGCGCCTGCCCCCGCTGCACCAGCAGTTCTACCAGGACCTGAAGTACTGCCACGAGGCGGGGGGCTTCCTCTTCGTCCACGCGGGGCTCAGGCCCGGGGTGCCGCTCGAGGACCAGAACCCCTTCGACATGCTCTGGCTCCGCCACGAGTTCTTCGAGGCCGAGCACGACTTCGGCCGCCCCGTGGTCTTCGGCCACACCCCGATGCCCGAGATCCTGGACCGCCTGCCGCGCCTCCTCGGCATCGACACCGGGGCCGCCTACGGCAACAAGCTCACCTGCGTCCGCCTCGGGAACAAGGAAATCCTTGGCCTGCACCAGGTCCACGTCTCCGAGGCGGGGGGATGA
- a CDS encoding NYN domain-containing protein: MEEKGSDVNLACHLVNDAWKNLFDAAIVISNDTDLAEPIRLAAQERKKRIIIASPNKFGVSPALKSVATNHRHLRLTHFRRALFDDPVAGTSIRKPPSW; the protein is encoded by the coding sequence ATGGAGGAAAAAGGCTCGGATGTGAATTTAGCATGTCATCTTGTGAACGATGCTTGGAAGAATCTTTTTGATGCAGCTATTGTGATTTCTAATGATACCGATCTGGCTGAACCCATTCGGTTGGCTGCCCAGGAGAGAAAGAAACGCATAATCATCGCCAGCCCGAACAAGTTTGGCGTGTCTCCCGCCTTAAAATCAGTTGCCACAAACCATAGGCATTTGAGACTGACTCATTTCCGGAGAGCTTTGTTTGATGATCCTGTCGCGGGAACAAGCATACGAAAGCCCCCGAGTTGGTAA
- the polA gene encoding DNA polymerase I — protein MTARNKRIFLLDGSGYMFRAYYGMMRQRLSNSKGRPTGAVYAFARMLLKVIREKAPEYIAVAFDRPEPTFRHELYPAYKSNRDAPPEDMVEQIPLMQRAVEALRIPVLIRPGAEADDLIGSLARRALAKGFDVMLVTGDKDFSQLVSDRVRIWDPMRDEECGPAEIEKKWGVPPARFVDIQALMGDTSDNVPGVPGVGEKTAVALIQEFGSLEQVIASAEKIARPKVRELIQEHAELARLSRELCTIRCDLEVDANLDRYRLGHADFEAARRLFVEELEFKSLVEQLPGYAPPAEEEETEAPAAPAPRADVDHCDLRDLKELAALVKELKRAGCFALDLETTSLDPMQAGIVGISLSPAPGKARYIPVGHDRMDAGPQPPLKEVLERLRPLLADPKAEKVGQNIKYDMAVLARAGVEIEGPLFDTMVASYLLHSDRTSHGFDHLALEFLGETTIKYEELCGKGAKQIGFSSVPVDLAAAYSCQDADFTLRLARIMKEKLGQEGLDDLFHGLEMPLLRVLLEMERTGIRLDAEVLRGMGKELDARLEAMRAHIHELAGGEFNIQSTPQLREILFGKLGLPILKKTKTGASTDIDTLERLAAQHPLPQEILNYRQLAKLKNTYVDTLPGLVHPRTGRIHTDFNQTVAATGRLSSSNPNLQNIPIRTDLGREIRRAFLPEAGWRLLSADYGQIELRVLAHFTGDPGLVQAFERGEDIHATTAAAVYGVKPKEVAPEMRRVAKAVNFGIVYGQGAFGLSQTLGIPQGEAKAFIEAYFKRFARVPAFVEKTIKEGAERGYVSTLLGRRRYIPDLKSRNRNMRAAAERTAVNSVIQGSAADIIKRAMIRIAARLKKEKLAARLLLQVHDELLFEFPPKEEKALSHLVREEMEGAEKLSVPLAVEMSTGANWGEVH, from the coding sequence ATGACGGCCCGGAACAAGCGGATATTCCTCCTGGACGGCTCGGGCTACATGTTCCGGGCCTATTACGGGATGATGCGCCAGCGGCTCTCGAACTCAAAGGGCCGCCCCACGGGGGCGGTCTACGCCTTCGCCCGGATGCTCCTCAAGGTGATCCGCGAGAAGGCGCCCGAGTACATCGCCGTGGCCTTCGACCGCCCCGAGCCCACCTTCCGGCACGAGCTCTACCCCGCCTACAAGTCGAACCGGGACGCCCCGCCCGAGGACATGGTCGAGCAGATCCCGCTCATGCAGCGGGCGGTCGAGGCGCTGCGCATCCCGGTGCTGATCCGGCCCGGGGCCGAGGCGGACGATCTCATAGGCTCCCTCGCCCGGCGCGCCCTCGCCAAGGGCTTCGACGTCATGCTCGTCACCGGGGACAAGGATTTCTCCCAGCTCGTCTCGGACCGGGTGCGCATCTGGGACCCGATGCGGGACGAGGAGTGCGGGCCCGCCGAGATCGAGAAGAAGTGGGGCGTCCCCCCCGCGCGGTTCGTGGACATCCAGGCCCTCATGGGGGACACCTCCGACAACGTCCCCGGCGTCCCCGGCGTGGGGGAGAAGACGGCCGTGGCCCTCATCCAGGAGTTCGGGAGCCTGGAGCAGGTCATCGCCTCGGCGGAGAAGATCGCCCGCCCCAAGGTGCGCGAGCTCATCCAGGAGCACGCCGAGCTGGCCCGCCTCTCGCGCGAGCTCTGCACCATCCGGTGCGACCTGGAGGTGGACGCGAATCTCGACCGCTACCGCCTGGGCCACGCCGACTTCGAGGCGGCGAGGCGGCTCTTCGTCGAGGAGCTCGAGTTCAAGAGCCTGGTCGAGCAGCTCCCGGGCTACGCCCCCCCGGCGGAGGAAGAAGAGACGGAGGCGCCCGCCGCCCCCGCCCCGCGCGCGGACGTGGACCACTGCGACCTCCGCGATCTCAAGGAGCTGGCCGCCCTCGTCAAGGAGCTGAAGCGGGCGGGCTGCTTCGCCTTGGATCTCGAAACCACCTCCCTCGACCCCATGCAGGCCGGGATCGTGGGCATCAGCCTCTCGCCCGCCCCCGGCAAGGCCCGCTACATCCCCGTCGGCCACGACCGCATGGACGCCGGGCCCCAGCCCCCGCTGAAGGAGGTCCTGGAGCGGCTCCGGCCCCTCCTCGCCGATCCCAAGGCCGAGAAGGTGGGCCAGAACATCAAGTACGACATGGCCGTCCTCGCCCGGGCGGGGGTGGAGATCGAGGGGCCGCTCTTCGACACCATGGTGGCCTCCTATCTCCTGCATTCCGACCGCACGAGCCACGGCTTCGACCACCTGGCGCTGGAGTTCCTGGGCGAGACCACCATCAAGTACGAGGAGCTCTGCGGGAAGGGCGCGAAGCAGATCGGCTTCTCTTCCGTGCCGGTCGATCTGGCCGCCGCCTACTCCTGCCAGGACGCGGATTTCACCCTGCGCCTCGCCCGTATCATGAAGGAGAAGCTCGGGCAGGAGGGCCTGGACGATCTGTTCCACGGCCTTGAGATGCCCCTCCTCCGGGTGCTGCTGGAGATGGAGCGCACCGGCATCCGCCTCGACGCCGAGGTGCTGCGCGGGATGGGCAAGGAGCTCGACGCCAGGCTCGAGGCCATGCGGGCGCACATCCACGAGCTGGCGGGCGGGGAGTTCAACATCCAGTCCACCCCCCAGCTCCGCGAGATCCTCTTCGGCAAGCTGGGCCTCCCCATCCTCAAGAAGACGAAGACGGGCGCCTCGACCGACATCGACACCCTGGAGAGGCTCGCCGCCCAGCACCCGCTCCCCCAGGAGATCCTAAACTACCGCCAGCTCGCCAAGCTCAAGAACACCTATGTGGACACCCTCCCGGGCCTCGTCCACCCCAGGACGGGACGCATCCACACCGACTTCAACCAGACCGTCGCCGCCACCGGGCGGCTGAGCAGCTCGAACCCCAACCTCCAGAACATCCCCATCCGCACCGACCTGGGGCGCGAGATCCGCCGCGCCTTCCTGCCCGAGGCGGGCTGGCGGCTCCTCTCGGCCGACTACGGCCAGATCGAGCTGCGCGTCCTCGCCCACTTCACCGGGGACCCGGGCCTCGTCCAGGCCTTCGAGCGCGGGGAGGACATCCACGCCACCACCGCCGCCGCCGTCTACGGGGTGAAGCCCAAAGAGGTCGCCCCCGAGATGCGCCGGGTGGCCAAGGCGGTGAACTTCGGGATCGTGTACGGCCAGGGCGCCTTCGGCCTCTCCCAGACGCTGGGCATCCCGCAGGGCGAGGCCAAGGCCTTCATCGAGGCCTACTTCAAGCGCTTCGCCCGGGTGCCCGCCTTCGTCGAGAAGACGATCAAGGAAGGGGCGGAGCGCGGCTACGTCTCCACCCTGCTGGGCCGGCGCCGCTACATCCCCGACCTCAAGAGCCGCAACCGCAACATGCGCGCCGCCGCCGAGCGCACCGCCGTGAACAGCGTCATCCAGGGCTCGGCCGCCGACATCATCAAGCGCGCCATGATCCGCATCGCGGCCCGGCTCAAGAAGGAGAAGCTCGCGGCCCGGCTCCTCCTCCAGGTGCACGATGAGCTCCTCTTCGAGTTCCCCCCCAAGGAGGAGAAGGCCCTTTCCCACCTCGTGCGCGAGGAGATGGAGGGGGCCGAGAAGCTCTCGGTCCCCCTGGCCGTCGAGATGAGCACCGGGGCCAACTGGGGGGAGGTGCACTGA